One window from the genome of Musa acuminata AAA Group cultivar baxijiao chromosome BXJ1-4, Cavendish_Baxijiao_AAA, whole genome shotgun sequence encodes:
- the LOC103980667 gene encoding protein indeterminate-domain 5, chloroplastic, with translation MTMASSSVPLFGSIEEEKHVTQQQQPQPGSAVAANAAAQPAAPPPPKKKRNLPRNPNPDAEVIALSPKTLLATNRFICEVCNKGFQREQNLQLHRRGHNLPWKLKQKNPKDVRRRVYVCPEPTCAHHDPSRALGDLTGIKKHYCRKHGEKKWKCDKCSKRYAVQSDWKAHSKTCGTREYRCDCGTLFSRRDSFITHRAFCDALAQESARVPASMNTIGSHFYGNTGINLGLPHLNSQLSTLQDQTHPSADLLRLGGNGNAMQFNHLTVPSFRPPPPPQSAPFYLGGGSSQDINENTQLLQSKPFHGFMQLQHLQTNTESSSPSAAAAATNLSNLGIFSDSSNRSAVTNSSNVAMNQNAHLLVSDPFNTAGGSNGPNAIFAGNIVGNNLIDANMSPMCNNSVSNESMPPHMSATALLQKATQMGATSSCISASSSLRGVGSLYSSAAKNAGSRTVFDGVESESHFQDLVNSLTNETSGILSGGNQQETGFSGFGATDRLTRDFLGVGSMMRRMGGVLTQREEQHLGIDMASLDPELKSVCNKRY, from the exons ATGACAATGGCTTCGTCGTCGGTACCTTTGTTCGGATCCATAGAGGAAGAGAAGCATGTCACCCAGCAGCAACAGCCACAGCCAGGCTCAGCGGTAGCTGCTAATGCTGCTGCTCAACCagcagctcctcctcctccgaagAAAAAGAGGAACCTCCCTCGAAACCCAA ATCCTGATGCTGAGGTAATCGCCTTATCCCCAAAGACGCTCCTTGCAACGAACAGATTCATCTGCGAAGTGTGCAACAAGGGGTTCCAGCGGGAACAGAACCTGCAGCTGCACCGGCGTGGCCACAACCTACCGTGGAAGCTGAAGCAGAAGAACCCCAAGGACGTCCGCCGCCGTGTGTACGTCTGCCCCGAGCCGACCTGCGCCCACCACGACCCCTCTCGCGCCCTCGGCGACCTCACCGGCATCAAGAAGCACTACTGCCGCAAGCATggcgagaagaagtggaagtgcgACAAGTGCTCGAAGCGGTACGCCGTGCAGTCGGACTGGAAGGCCCATTCCAAGACGTGCGGTACTCGCGAGTACCGCTGCGACTGCGGAACCCTCTTTTCCAG GCGTGATAGCTTCATTACACACAGAGCCTTCTGCGACGCATTAGCACAAGAGAGCGCGAGGGTTCCAGCCAGCATGAACACCATCGGCAGCCACTTCTATGGCAACACCGGAATAAATTTGGGCCTTCCTCACTTGAATTCGCAGCTCTCCACCTTGCAAGATCAAACACATCCATCAGCAGATCTTCTCCGGCTTGGCGGAAATGGCAACGCTATGCAGTTCAATCACCTCACGGTGCCGTCCTTCCGACCACCACCGCCACCTCAGTCTGCCCCGTTCTATCTTGGTGGCGGCTCAAGCCAAGACATCAATGAGAACACTCAATTGCTACAAAGCAAACCATTCCATGGCTTCATGCAACTGCAACACCTTCAAACCAACACCGAATCTTCATCCCCCTCGGCTGCCGCAGCTGCTACTAATCTTTCCAATCTTGGTATCTTCTCTGACAGCAGCAACAGGAGCGCCGTCACCAACAGCAGCAACGTAGCAATGAACCAGAATGCTCATCTACTCGTCTCTGATCCATTTAACACTGCTGGTGGAAGCAACGGGCCAAACGCAATCTTTGCAGGAAATATCGTGGGCAACAATCTTATTGATGCAAACATGTCTCCTATGTGCAACAACTCGGTGAGCAATGAATCAATGCCACCACATATGTCGGCAACTGCACTTCTTCAGAAGGCTACTCAAATGGGTGCAACATCCAGTTGCATCAGTGCGAGCTCCTCGCTCAGAGGAGTCGGCAGCTTATATTCTAGCGCTGCAAAGAATGCAGGTTCTCGGACTGTCTTCGATGGCGTAGAGAGCGAGAGCCATTTCCAAGACCTCGTGAATTCTCTCACTAACGAAACCAGTGGCATACTGAGTGGTGGAAACCAGCAAGAAACCGGGTTCAGCGGCTTCGGAGCCACTGACAGGTTAACTCGAGACTTTCTTGGGGTTGGCAGCATGATGAGGAGGATGGGAGGAGTTCTAACGCAAAGGGAGGAACAACATCTCGGCATCGACATGGCCTCTTTGGATCCGGAACTGAAGTCAGTCTGCAACAAGCGTTACTGA
- the LOC103980668 gene encoding peroxidase P7-like, translating into MSSLRASSSNLVWVAALVVSLMALCEAQLSPNYYDKTCPQVLPTVKKATGTAIAREHRMAASLLRLHFHDCFVQGCDASILLNDAAGIVSEKNARQNFRSARGYEVIDGIKSAVEKVCPGVVSCADILAIVARDSSVYVGGPSWKVKLGRRDSTTADKDLAEQNLPLAFDDLDTLTSVFARQGLSLKDMVVLSGSHTIGLAQCATFRGRIYNETNIDAGFARTRQRRCPPTAGTGDTNLAPLDLVTPGSFDNNYYKNLLSKKGLLHSDQLLFNGGSTDATVVAYSKDQAAFFADFAAAMVKMGDISPLTGSAGEVRKVCSVVN; encoded by the exons ATGAGTTCGCTGCGAGCTTCCTCCTCCAACCTTGTGTGGGTGGCCGCTTTGGTCGTGTCACTCATGGCCTTGTGTGAGGCGCAGCTCTCGCCTAACTACTACGACAAGACCTGCCCACAGGTGCTGCCAACCGTCAAGAAAGCCACCGGTACGGCGATCGCTCGAGAGCATCGCATGGCCGCGTCCCTCCTCCGCCTCCATTTCCATGACTGCTTTGTTCAG GGTTGTGACGCGTCCATCTTGCTGAACGATGCGGCGGGCATCGTGAGCGAGAAGAACGCACGTCAAAACTTCAGATCTGCGAGAGGATACGAAGTGATCGACGGCATAAAGTCGGCCGTGGAGAAGGTGTGTCCGGGCGTCGTGTCTTGTGCTGATATCCTTGCCATCGTTGCACGAGACTCCTCCGTATAC GTGGGTGGGCCTTCATGGAAGGTGAAGCTCGGAAGAAGAGACTCCACCACCGCCGACAAAGATCTGGCAGAGCAAAACCTGCCATTAGCCTTCGACGACCTCGACACGCTCACCTCCGTGTTCGCGCGGCAAGGACTCAGCCTCAAAGACATGGTCGTCCTCTCAGGATCGCACACCATCGGGCTGGCTCAGTGCGCCACCTTCCGGGGGAGGATATACAACGAGACGAACATCGACGCGGGATTCGCCAGGACGCGGCAGCGCCGGTGCCCTCCGACCGCCGGCACCGGTGACACCAACCTGGCCCCGCTTGACCTGGTCACCCCCGGCTCCTTCGACAACAACTACTACAAGAACCTGCTGAGTAAGAAGGGCCTGCTGCACTCGGACCAGCTCCTCTTCAACGGCGGGTCGACCGACGCCACGGTGGTGGCGTACAGCAAGGACCAGGCGGCTTTCTTCGCCGACTTCGCGGCTGCCATGGTGAAGATGGGCGACATCAGCCCCCTCACTGGCTCCGCCGGGGAGGTCAGGAAGGTCTGCAGCGTGGTGAACTAA
- the LOC103980669 gene encoding putative 4-hydroxy-4-methyl-2-oxoglutarate aldolase 2 isoform X2, giving the protein MAALQLATAEVCDANPHLILSGELRALQPIFQIYGRRQVFSGPIVTLKVFEDNVLVREFLEEKGNGRVLVVDGGASMRCAILGGNPVQQAQNNGWAGIIVNGCIRDVDEINGCDIGVRALAPHPMKANKKGIDTDGILVSRMELTV; this is encoded by the exons ATGGCTGCTTTACAATTGGCGACTGCCGAAGTTTGTGATGCTAACCCTCACCTAATCCTTAGTGGTGAGCTTCGTGCACTTCAACCAATCTTTCAGATATACGGGCGGCGACAGGTTTTCTCTGGTCCCATTGTGACTCTCAAGGTTTTTGAGGACAATGTCCTTGTGCGTGAGTTCCTGGAGGAGAAGGGTAACGGTAGAGTCTTGGTTGTCGATGGAGGAGCAAGCATGCGCTGCGCCATACTGGGTGGTAATCCTGTCCAACAAGCTCAGAACAACGGGTGGGCTGGCATAATTGTCAATGGCTGCATCAGGGATGTCGACGAGATCAATGGTTGTGATATCGGTGTACGAGCATTGGCTCCCCACCCAATGAAGGCCAACAAGAAGGGAATAG ATACTGATGGTATTCTTGTTTCGAGGATGGAGTTGACAGTTTGA
- the LOC103980669 gene encoding putative 4-hydroxy-4-methyl-2-oxoglutarate aldolase 1 isoform X1 — protein sequence MAALQLATAEVCDANPHLILSGELRALQPIFQIYGRRQVFSGPIVTLKVFEDNVLVREFLEEKGNGRVLVVDGGASMRCAILGGNPVQQAQNNGWAGIIVNGCIRDVDEINGCDIGVRALAPHPMKANKKGIGEKHVAINLAGTRIFDGEWLYADTDGILVSRMELTV from the coding sequence ATGGCTGCTTTACAATTGGCGACTGCCGAAGTTTGTGATGCTAACCCTCACCTAATCCTTAGTGGTGAGCTTCGTGCACTTCAACCAATCTTTCAGATATACGGGCGGCGACAGGTTTTCTCTGGTCCCATTGTGACTCTCAAGGTTTTTGAGGACAATGTCCTTGTGCGTGAGTTCCTGGAGGAGAAGGGTAACGGTAGAGTCTTGGTTGTCGATGGAGGAGCAAGCATGCGCTGCGCCATACTGGGTGGTAATCCTGTCCAACAAGCTCAGAACAACGGGTGGGCTGGCATAATTGTCAATGGCTGCATCAGGGATGTCGACGAGATCAATGGTTGTGATATCGGTGTACGAGCATTGGCTCCCCACCCAATGAAGGCCAACAAGAAGGGAATAGGTGAGAAACACGTCGCGATCAACCTTGCCGGAACAAGGATATTTGATGGTGAGTGGCTTTATGCAGATACTGATGGTATTCTTGTTTCGAGGATGGAGTTGACAGTTTGA
- the LOC103980670 gene encoding uncharacterized protein LOC103980670 isoform X1: MREQKNQTTAMKEVGDVIIDVECLTQPPEICCSGSPKMSRKALSRKGSIRMERHTGGEQEAYDALKNLVKAVPSHMEQLKQPPVPFKTLQAAQSAPNSPAFSDLGEGRTKRLNRLTTIHPRKILLVFAAMSSIGTMVLIYFTLAIRRIDGA; the protein is encoded by the exons ATGAGAGAACAGAAG AACCAGACAACAGCCATGAAAGAAGTGGGGGATGTAATAATTGATGTCGAATGTCTTACACAGCCACCTGAAATATGTTGCTCTGGAAGTCCAAAGATGTCT AGGAAGGCTCTTTCGCGAAAAGGTTCAATCCGCATGGAGAGACACACAGGTGGGGAGCAAGAAGCATATGATGCATTAAAAAATCTTGTTAAAG CTGTACCTTCTCACATGGAGCAGTTGAAACAGCCCCCTGTGCCATTTAAAACTCTTCAGGCTGCACAATCTGCACCTAATAGCCCTGCTTTCTCAGATCTGGGAGAAGGAAGGACCAAAAGATTAAACCGTTTAACCACCATTCATCCAAGGAAGATTCTTCTAGTCTTTGCAGCCAT GTCGAGCATCGGGACAATGGTTCTCATATATTTCACACTCGCGATCAGGCGAATAGATGGAGCTTAA
- the LOC103980670 gene encoding uncharacterized protein LOC103980670 isoform X2: MKEVGDVIIDVECLTQPPEICCSGSPKMSRKALSRKGSIRMERHTGGEQEAYDALKNLVKAVPSHMEQLKQPPVPFKTLQAAQSAPNSPAFSDLGEGRTKRLNRLTTIHPRKILLVFAAMSSIGTMVLIYFTLAIRRIDGA; the protein is encoded by the exons ATGAAAGAAGTGGGGGATGTAATAATTGATGTCGAATGTCTTACACAGCCACCTGAAATATGTTGCTCTGGAAGTCCAAAGATGTCT AGGAAGGCTCTTTCGCGAAAAGGTTCAATCCGCATGGAGAGACACACAGGTGGGGAGCAAGAAGCATATGATGCATTAAAAAATCTTGTTAAAG CTGTACCTTCTCACATGGAGCAGTTGAAACAGCCCCCTGTGCCATTTAAAACTCTTCAGGCTGCACAATCTGCACCTAATAGCCCTGCTTTCTCAGATCTGGGAGAAGGAAGGACCAAAAGATTAAACCGTTTAACCACCATTCATCCAAGGAAGATTCTTCTAGTCTTTGCAGCCAT GTCGAGCATCGGGACAATGGTTCTCATATATTTCACACTCGCGATCAGGCGAATAGATGGAGCTTAA
- the LOC135642622 gene encoding transcription factor ILR3-like isoform X1, which yields MGTDPIEDFWIDGGGSDSELQYALDGFHDMVPTVGVGKEEPYRDLRGLEQNSSRKRARNEPRASKSKACREKIRRDRQNKRFIELSSILDPGRPPRADKASILGDATRVLMRLRAEAQELKESNKKLHETIKDMKVEKNELREEKMRLKADKDKLEQQIKVWSVPPVGFLPHPIAFHPAAAPAAFVPQVQASADKTTPFSGFPGMAMWQWLPPAVMDTTQDPKLWPPNA from the exons ATGGGAACGGACCCGATCGAGGATTTTTGGATCGACGGAGGAGGTTCCGATAGCGAGCTGCAGTACGCCCTCGATGGCTTCCATGACATGGTTCCGACCGTCGG AGTGGGGAAAGAAGAGCCGTATAGGGATTTGCGCGGTCTTGAGCAGAATAGCTCGAGAAAAAG GGCAAGAAATGAGCCACGTGCATCAAAGTCTAAAGCATGTAGGGAAAAAATACGGCGGGATAGGCAAAACAAGAG GTTCATTGAATTGAGTTCAATCCTTGACCCCGGTAGACCTCCTAGAGCTGACAAAGCAAGTATTTTAGGTGATGCAACTCGTGTGTTGATGCGGTTGAGAGCTGAAGCACAAGAACTGAAGGAATCAAATAAAAAGCTTCATGAAACAATTAAGGATATGAAG GTGGAAAAGAATGAGCTTAGGGAAGAAAAGATGAGACTGAAAGCTGACAAGGACAAATTAGAGCAACAAATCAAGGTCTGGAGTGTGCCTCCAGTAGGCTTCTTGCCACATCCAATAGCATTCCATCCTGCTGCTGCCCCTGCTGCATTTGTTCCACAGGTTCAGGCCTCAGCTGATAAAACAACTCCATTCTCTGGGTTCCCAGGAATGGCAATGTGGCAATGGTTGCCTCCTGCTGTCATGGATACCACACAAGACCCAAAGCTTTGGCCTCCAAATGCATAG
- the LOC135642622 gene encoding transcription factor ILR3-like isoform X2 — protein sequence MGTDPIEDFWIDGGGSDSELQYALDGFHDMVPTVGARNEPRASKSKACREKIRRDRQNKRFIELSSILDPGRPPRADKASILGDATRVLMRLRAEAQELKESNKKLHETIKDMKVEKNELREEKMRLKADKDKLEQQIKVWSVPPVGFLPHPIAFHPAAAPAAFVPQVQASADKTTPFSGFPGMAMWQWLPPAVMDTTQDPKLWPPNA from the exons ATGGGAACGGACCCGATCGAGGATTTTTGGATCGACGGAGGAGGTTCCGATAGCGAGCTGCAGTACGCCCTCGATGGCTTCCATGACATGGTTCCGACCGTCGG GGCAAGAAATGAGCCACGTGCATCAAAGTCTAAAGCATGTAGGGAAAAAATACGGCGGGATAGGCAAAACAAGAG GTTCATTGAATTGAGTTCAATCCTTGACCCCGGTAGACCTCCTAGAGCTGACAAAGCAAGTATTTTAGGTGATGCAACTCGTGTGTTGATGCGGTTGAGAGCTGAAGCACAAGAACTGAAGGAATCAAATAAAAAGCTTCATGAAACAATTAAGGATATGAAG GTGGAAAAGAATGAGCTTAGGGAAGAAAAGATGAGACTGAAAGCTGACAAGGACAAATTAGAGCAACAAATCAAGGTCTGGAGTGTGCCTCCAGTAGGCTTCTTGCCACATCCAATAGCATTCCATCCTGCTGCTGCCCCTGCTGCATTTGTTCCACAGGTTCAGGCCTCAGCTGATAAAACAACTCCATTCTCTGGGTTCCCAGGAATGGCAATGTGGCAATGGTTGCCTCCTGCTGTCATGGATACCACACAAGACCCAAAGCTTTGGCCTCCAAATGCATAG
- the LOC135642631 gene encoding uncharacterized protein LOC135642631 has translation MESSQSNIRDGSAGGSGGEGGDGGGGGGGGDVAWLSSISEAELDFLISLKELIVRRAKTIGHKYLADKFDVKMLRALGIVLLEYFKEHAESACPPKLAETLALFNGCGSGTQPSHASMVVSESMQASSFMTPRRKRMWEGLCEEKPSSCKKLKMPKK, from the exons ATGGAGTCCTCGCAGAGCAACATCCGAGATGGATCGGCCGGCGGAAGCGGCGGCGAGGGCGGTGAcggtggaggtggaggaggaggaggagacgtggCATGGCTTTCTTCCATCTCCGAAGCCGAACTT GATTTTCTTATTAGCCTGAAAGAATTGATTGTCAGACGGGCAAAAACCATTGGCCATAAGTATCTTGCCGACAAATTTGATGTGAAAATGCTTAGAGCTCTGG GTATTGTGTTGTTGGAATATTTTAAAGAACATGCAGAAAGTGCCTGTCCTCCCAAATTGGCTGAGACGTTGGCATTGTTCAATGGATGTGGTTCTGGCACTCAGCCTAGTCATGCCTCAATGGTTGTTAGTGAATCGATGCAAGCTTCAAGTTTTATGACCCCAAGGCGTAAGCGCATGTGGGAAGG CTTATGTGAAGAGAAACCTTCTAGTTGCAAGAAACTGAAAATGCCAAAGAAGTGA